Within the Irregularibacter muris genome, the region GTACCTCTTGGATGGATGCAACGGCATGGGCAGTGATCTCATTTTTTACAATATCTGCCCCTACCATAACTCCTGCCAGTTGCCTTCCACTGCCTGTGGCTCCCACCCCCAATACTTCCACATTCTCATATTCTTTTTTTAATTCTCCTAATCCTCTTTTTACTGAGGCTATAGGTTGCCCATTGGTTCTTTGGTAATTTTCAAAAATTAAATTTCCTGATAGATCTATGGCAACAACATTGGTACTGACAGAACCTACATCAATGCCAATAAAAATTTTTCCCATAGTTTATTTCCCCCTTATGCTATAACAGCAGTTTTATGTTGATTATTCTTTTTGTTTTTTAATAAATCTACAAAGGCTTCTATACGGGTAAGATTGTTGGCCAGTCCTGTTTGTTCATCTAAGGGAATGGTGAGTACTGGGATATCCAGCTCCTCTGATATCTTAGGCATAATGCCCTGGGAAATGAGTTCTGGCAAACAAGCAAAGGGCATTAAATGAATAATTCCATCAAAACCTTGCTGCTTATAATCCACAATATGACCCATGGTCTGTTTTGCATGGCCCCCTATAGAGATTTCAATCCAAGGTTCACCTTTTTTTAGAATTTCATCTTCATGGGTTTTTTTAAAGGGAATCATATTGTGTTCTACCCACTGGGAAAGATATTGGGATCTTCTCACTTCTACTCCCATATCTCCTAGTACCTTTTCTATTTGCATATTAATGGAAGGTTCCATGACCACATAGATTTCCCCCACTATCCCTATACGGATTTTTTCCTGGGGAGCTACTTCTTGTAGTTCTACCCTATCTAATTGATCATAAAAATATTTTTTAAATTCTTCTAATTGTTCCTTGGTTTCTACTTCATCTAGTTTTCTCTGAATGGCATCCCATATTTTATTACAGGTGCCCTTTGCCTTCTCATAGGCCCTTAGGGTTTGAATGCGCATCTCTAGGCTATCTACCACCTGGAGCATTTGATAGACAAGCCTGACGATTTTATATACCTTAAATATAGAATTTTTACCCTTAATCTTGCGTACATTTTGTATATTGCGTTTAATATTATCCCGCCAACCATCGAAAACAATGAAGTCCACATCATAGCCCAACTGTTTTAGCGTTTGTTGATGGTTTTCTCCATAAAAGCCTGCCCGACAAGGGCCATGTCCTCCACTGGTGACGATGGTATCTGCCCCCATCTTTATGGCTTCAATATAGGAGCCCATAATCACCTTTAGGGGAAAACAAGCAAATTCTGGACTATATTTTACCCCGAGATCTATCGTTCTTTGGGAAGGTCTAGGGGGCATAATGACGTCATGTCCCAATAATTCCAACACTTTTTTATATACAAAGGGAACGCCCATATAGGGAAAGGATATTTTCATGTCACACACTCCTTCTCTGCTAAACTTTTTTTCTTTTTATCATATCCGTAAAGGCCTCTACTCGAGTCTGCAGGTGGTTTTCTCCTGTATGTTCATCAATACGAAGGGTCATAAAGGGGATCTGGGTATCTTGGGACTCTAGTTCAAACATTTTCCCAATCATGGAATCAGGCCCACATCCAAAGGCAGTGACATGGATGATTCCATCCACCTGATTTTTTCTAAATAAATGCTTTCCTGCGCCCAATAGTTTATTAGAAAAGGTCCAAAATAGTGCCTTATCCATTTGCTTTATGGGTCTTTCTATTTCATTTTCTGGTAGCATATCAAAGGTAATCACTTTTATATTTAATTGTTGGAGTTTTTCCATGATGTTCATGGATATGTAGTCATCATAGATATTATATACATAGCCAATTAGGCCTATGGTAATCTCTCCACCCTGATATATGGGTAAATTTTCTTTTTGTACTTTCCCCAGGGCTATATTCATAGCGTCTTGATGAAAGTAACCTTCCTTGGATAATTGCCTAAAGTGGAGCCAGGCTGTTTCTGCCTTTTTTAATGCCTTTTTGATTTCTCCCTTGGTTTTCCCCAAGGGCTCTGCTAAGGGCAGAAAGTTTTCTAGTAGGGCAATGTTGTCATCCTTGGCCACTATGGAAGGCCTTAAAACTTTTTTGGGATTCTCTATGGTATGCCTCACCAAATCAGGTAATCCCATAAATTTTGGACAAAAGAATTTCCTTTTTTCTATAGATACCATTCTAGGTACATAGATATAATCAAGCTCTTTTTCCATTAGATAATAAAAATGCCCCATAAATATTTTAATGGGTACACAGATATCGCTCACCATATTGCGTACCCCTAGATCTAAAATTTTTTTGGTGGTAGGGGGCGAAGTAACTACGTCCACACCTAATTCCTCAAAAAAGTTTTTCCACAAGGGGTAATAATAATAGTAGAGCAGGGATCTTGGGATACCAATTTTCATAGTGTCACGTCCTATTCTTTCTTATGATAAGAGCCACAGCCGATTTTAGAGGAAACAGATAATCGACAACAAAATTTTATGCCAAAATAGTCTCTTGGTATTTTTTATTCAGAAACCGAGTTGCTTCCCCATCTATATTTATATATACTTTCTTCATTTACTTTCATTCTTATTATCCTGTAAATAGATATTTTTTACAATAAGAAAAGGAGGGAATATTTTGATTATTTCCTCCTTTTTCTTGTTCTTTTTTCCATTTTTCTATGAATTGTTTTTCTTCTCTTCTCTATTCTTGCCTTTTGCCTTTCTACATTTCTATAGACAAAGTGTTCAATTTTTTCATTATATTTCATGGACAAATAAATGGTCATTATGGATAGCA harbors:
- a CDS encoding acyl-CoA dehydratase activase-related protein, which encodes MKIGIPRSLLYYYYYPLWKNFFEELGVDVVTSPPTTKKILDLGVRNMVSDICVPIKIFMGHFYYLMEKELDYIYVPRMVSIEKRKFFCPKFMGLPDLVRHTIENPKKVLRPSIVAKDDNIALLENFLPLAEPLGKTKGEIKKALKKAETAWLHFRQLSKEGYFHQDAMNIALGKVQKENLPIYQGGEITIGLIGYVYNIYDDYISMNIMEKLQQLNIKVITFDMLPENEIERPIKQMDKALFWTFSNKLLGAGKHLFRKNQVDGIIHVTAFGCGPDSMIGKMFELESQDTQIPFMTLRIDEHTGENHLQTRVEAFTDMIKRKKV
- a CDS encoding acyl-CoA dehydratase activase-related protein — its product is MKISFPYMGVPFVYKKVLELLGHDVIMPPRPSQRTIDLGVKYSPEFACFPLKVIMGSYIEAIKMGADTIVTSGGHGPCRAGFYGENHQQTLKQLGYDVDFIVFDGWRDNIKRNIQNVRKIKGKNSIFKVYKIVRLVYQMLQVVDSLEMRIQTLRAYEKAKGTCNKIWDAIQRKLDEVETKEQLEEFKKYFYDQLDRVELQEVAPQEKIRIGIVGEIYVVMEPSINMQIEKVLGDMGVEVRRSQYLSQWVEHNMIPFKKTHEDEILKKGEPWIEISIGGHAKQTMGHIVDYKQQGFDGIIHLMPFACLPELISQGIMPKISEELDIPVLTIPLDEQTGLANNLTRIEAFVDLLKNKKNNQHKTAVIA